In Streptomyces sp. NBC_01231, the sequence TGGGTTCGGCCATCGCCCGCAGACTGCTGCGGCGTGAACGCACCGTGCGGGTCTACGACGTCCGACAGGACGCGATGGCGGAGCTCGTCAGGGACGGGGCGGCCCCGGCGGACTCGGCGGCGCAGCTCGCCTCGTCCTCCGTGGTGATCCTCTCCCTCAACACCGCCGACATCGTCGAGCAGGTGGTCTTCGGCCCCGACGGGGTCCTGACCGCGGCACCCGAGGGCGTACTCGTCATCGACATGTCCAGCATCGACCCCGGGCGCACCCGCGACTTCGCCGAACGCGCGGCGAAGCTCGGCGCCGGCTGGGTCGACGCTCCCCTCTCGGGCGGCGCGCCGGGCGCGGAACGCGGCGAGCTGACACTGATGCTCGGCGGCGAGGACGACCAGGTGGAACGGGCGCTGCCCGTGCTCGGCGCCCTCTCCTCCCAACTCACCCACCTCGGCCCGGCCGGCTCGGGGCAGCTGGTCAAGTCCGTCAACCAGGTGCTGGTCGGCTGCGGATTCGCCGCCCTCGCCGAGGCCGCCGCGCTGATACGGGCGGCCGGTCTGCCGGCACGGCAGGTACAGGCGGCGCTCACCGGAGGAAGGGCCGACTCGGCGCTGCTCCAGGAGTTCTTCGTGAAGTTCGCCGAACTCGATCTCACGCCCACCGGACGGGTCAGCAACATGGTCAAGGACCTGGAGGCGGCCCGCGACTACGCGCGCTCGGCGGGAGTGCCACTGCCGGTCACCACCGCCGTCTCCGAACTCCACCGCTGGCTGGCCGCGGCGGGCCATGGCGACGCCGACAACGCGGCGCTCATGCATTACTACGGAACCGGAAGCGGAACCGACACCGGCACCGGCACCGACACCGACACCGGCATTGGAACCGGAACCGGTCCGACGGGAGGCCAGTCATGACGGTTTCAGCCAAGGGTCCTTCCCTGTTCGACCTCTCCGGGCGGTTGGCCCTGGTCACCGGCTCCAGCAAGGGCATCGGATTCGCCCTGGCTGCGGGACTGGCCGAGGCGGGCGCCGAACTCGTCCTCAACGGCCGCGATCCCGAGGCCCTGGAACGCGCTCGTGCCGAACTCGCCGAACGCACCGGGACCACGGTGCACGCCGTGCCCTTCGACGTCACCGACGAGACGTCCGTGCAGACGGCGGTCCAGGAGATCGAGAACGGGATCGGCCCGCTGGACATCCTGGTCAACAACACCGGCGTACAGCACCGCGAACCACTCCTCCAGGTATCCGCCGAGAACTTCGAGCGGGTCCTGCACAC encodes:
- a CDS encoding NAD(P)-dependent oxidoreductase, which gives rise to MSGHPEVGVAGLGVMGSAIARRLLRRERTVRVYDVRQDAMAELVRDGAAPADSAAQLASSSVVILSLNTADIVEQVVFGPDGVLTAAPEGVLVIDMSSIDPGRTRDFAERAAKLGAGWVDAPLSGGAPGAERGELTLMLGGEDDQVERALPVLGALSSQLTHLGPAGSGQLVKSVNQVLVGCGFAALAEAAALIRAAGLPARQVQAALTGGRADSALLQEFFVKFAELDLTPTGRVSNMVKDLEAARDYARSAGVPLPVTTAVSELHRWLAAAGHGDADNAALMHYYGTGSGTDTGTGTDTDTGIGTGTGPTGGQS